The DNA segment CGGGAGGCGCTCAACCGGCTCTCCGCCGAAGGCATGGTGGAGATCAGCCGCAACAAGGGCGCACAGGTGGTGTCGTTCACGCCCGACGACGTCGCGGGGCTCTACGACGTCCGTGCAGGCTTCGAACCGCATGCGGCCTTGCTGGCGGTACCTCGATTGACGGATCAGGACGTGGACCGCCTCGCCGAATTGGCTGCTGCCATGGAGGAAGCGGTCCGATCCGGCCAACTGGACTCCCTGAGCGCACTCAACAGCGCGTTCCATGGCCTTTTTGTCGATCGATGTGGCAACCGGCACTTCGCGACAGCGCTCCAGACCCTCATGCGACCGGCCGTCGTTGCCCATACCTTTCGGAAGTACAGCCCCGAAGCACTGAACCGGAGCATGCTCCACCACGCCGAACTTGTTGCCGCCGCCCGTGCAAGGGACGGCGAGTGGGCCGAAGCGATCATGCGCACCCACATTCTTGCGGCACGCAACGCTGCGGGAGCGCGTCCTGACCGGCATTGATCCCGTCCATGTCGGCCGTGACGCGATATTCGTCGACATCAGTGAACTCACCGGCATGCCGTTTCCGAACCTGCTGTACAGGCGGCTCGGCGAGGACCCGCGCCGCCTCCAAGACTGCTGGGAGCGTGTTCGGCCCGGGCTGGCCCGAATCGGGCCCCGAGCGCTACGACGCCTGATGTTCGATGACAGCAATCTCGCCGGCACAGGAACGTCCGCCGACTCGAGGTCGGACGTCGGCGGATTCATCGCGCCTCCTGTGCCCGGAGGCTCGCCCATCGATGCCGAGCAGGCCGCTACGCTCCGGCGGCTCCTCAATGTTTACGATTCCGGGAACTCCTGCAATGCCGTCGTGGTCGCTCTGCTCCTGGAGGGCGCGTCCGGCGACTCGTCCTCCCCGCTGCTGTCCACGGCGGAGCTCCCGGAGGGTGGCTCACCGACGGGAATAGATACGGCTCAACTTCCGCTGATGCTCGAGGTAAAGGACATGGACACCATGGCGAGGGACTCCGTGCTCCGGCTGGCCCGGTTGATCGAACCGGGAGGACGGGCCGTACCGAGCCTCTTCCGCCATGTCGGCTATGACCAGGGCCTGCTCGGGTGGATCGAGAAGGCCGTGACCGAGGCAGCGGCATCCGGCGCTTTGGACCGGTGCGAGCACTCAGTGAGAGCCACCGCCGCCTGGTCTGCCTCGCACTGGCCCGAGCCGGTGCAACCGCTCGAGGATGACCGCGATCGCAAGCTCCTCGAACCGTTCAGGATCATGATCCCGCGAATGCTCGCCACCTCCGCGGTGCTGCGTGTGGCGCTGCGAAGTCAGCTACCGTAACGCCGCGTGATCCGTTTCTCGCCCCATCGCAGCGCGAATCCAGGGATGACCGCGAGGATGGCGATGAAGACCACCTGTCCGGCGATGTGATCCACTCTGACGTTCGCCACGTTGGACACCAGCTCCCGTCCCAGGCCGCTTTGTGCAGAGAACATCTCGGCAAGGATGAGGCCCAACAGGGTGAGTCCGAAGGCAATGCGGACGGCGGTGACGATCGACGGCAGTAGCGCGGGGATCAGTATCAGCCGCAGCCGGGTGTACCAGGGCAGCACGAGGACATCGGCGAGCTTGAGGAAATTCTTGTCCATTGAGCGGGTCGCGGCCATGACGAGCAGTGCAATGGGAAACACCCCGTGGAAGAAGGCGAAGGTCAGGCGGCTGGCG comes from the Arthrobacter sp. CAN_C5 genome and includes:
- a CDS encoding GntR family transcriptional regulator, whose protein sequence is METHPPLPRDRELDEGTYAQVRALITSGELAAGSWLREKTLAERIGVSRTPIREALNRLSAEGMVEISRNKGAQVVSFTPDDVAGLYDVRAGFEPHAALLAVPRLTDQDVDRLAELAAAMEEAVRSGQLDSLSALNSAFHGLFVDRCGNRHFATALQTLMRPAVVAHTFRKYSPEALNRSMLHHAELVAAARARDGEWAEAIMRTHILAARNAAGARPDRH